A genomic window from Brevibacillus agri includes:
- a CDS encoding alanine/glycine:cation symporter family protein yields the protein MQQFLLDVVASINDFFWSYVLIVMLVVLGLFFTFKGGFLQVRMIKDMLQAIREGKKGSADSISPFQAFCISMAARVGTGNITGIAIAVALGGPGAVFWMWVIAIIGSASAFVESTLAQIYKIKDKDGFRGGPAYYMEKGLNKRWMGALFAVLITLSFGLVFNAVQSNTITLAFANSFGTDRLTVGLIMTIAFAAIIFGGVKRIAKMSEYIVIVLAILYIGVALLIVCMNITQMPEILALIVKNAFGFDQVAGGTLGAALMHGVKRGLFSNEAGMGSAPNAAATATTSHPVKQGLIQAFGVLTDTLIICTSTAFIILLSGAYKQSELSGIELSQAALSIHLGDWASATLAVMIFLFAFSTLIGNYYYGETNIEFLKTSKTWLMLYRVSVLGMVMFGAVAKVQLVWDLADLFMGLMVVVNLIAIFMLSKVAFAALRDYQMQKKAGKDPVFYADSIPGLENVEAWEAAPVAAKKEHVS from the coding sequence ATGCAACAATTCCTGTTAGATGTAGTAGCGTCCATTAACGACTTTTTCTGGTCCTACGTCCTGATCGTCATGCTGGTTGTACTCGGCCTGTTCTTTACGTTCAAAGGCGGCTTCCTGCAAGTCCGCATGATAAAAGACATGCTCCAGGCGATTCGCGAAGGAAAGAAAGGCTCCGCTGACAGCATCTCGCCTTTCCAGGCATTCTGTATCAGCATGGCCGCGCGTGTCGGTACCGGAAACATTACCGGGATCGCAATTGCTGTCGCGCTGGGCGGCCCTGGCGCGGTCTTCTGGATGTGGGTCATTGCCATTATCGGTTCTGCCTCCGCCTTTGTGGAAAGCACACTGGCGCAAATCTACAAAATCAAGGACAAAGACGGCTTCCGCGGCGGCCCGGCCTACTACATGGAAAAAGGGCTGAACAAACGCTGGATGGGCGCCCTGTTCGCGGTGCTGATTACCCTGTCTTTCGGTTTGGTCTTCAATGCGGTGCAATCCAACACGATTACGCTTGCGTTTGCAAACTCCTTCGGCACGGATCGCCTGACAGTCGGCCTGATTATGACGATCGCCTTTGCTGCGATTATTTTTGGCGGAGTCAAGCGCATTGCCAAAATGTCCGAGTACATCGTCATCGTGCTCGCGATTTTGTACATCGGCGTCGCCCTGCTGATCGTTTGCATGAACATTACGCAAATGCCGGAAATTCTCGCCCTGATCGTCAAAAACGCGTTTGGCTTCGACCAGGTCGCAGGCGGTACGCTCGGCGCGGCGCTCATGCACGGTGTAAAACGCGGCTTGTTCTCCAATGAAGCCGGTATGGGTAGCGCTCCGAACGCCGCTGCGACCGCTACGACGAGCCACCCGGTCAAGCAAGGTCTGATTCAGGCGTTTGGCGTCTTGACCGATACGCTCATCATTTGTACAAGCACGGCTTTCATCATCCTGCTGTCCGGCGCGTACAAGCAGTCCGAGTTGAGCGGTATCGAGCTGTCCCAGGCAGCGCTCAGCATTCACCTGGGAGACTGGGCTTCTGCTACGCTCGCCGTCATGATCTTCCTGTTCGCCTTCAGCACATTGATCGGCAACTACTACTACGGGGAGACGAACATCGAGTTTTTGAAAACGAGCAAAACATGGCTGATGCTCTATCGTGTGAGCGTACTCGGCATGGTTATGTTCGGGGCGGTGGCAAAAGTCCAGCTCGTCTGGGACTTGGCCGACTTGTTCATGGGACTGATGGTCGTCGTCAACCTGATCGCCATTTTCATGCTGTCGAAGGTCGCCTTTGCCGCCCTGCGTGATTATCAGATGCAGAAAAAAGCAGGCAAAGACCCTGTGTTCTACGCCGACAGCATTCCGGGCCTCGAAAACGTGGAAGCGTGGGAGGCAGCTCCGGTCGCTGCGAAAAAAGAGCACGTCAGCTAA
- a CDS encoding metallophosphoesterase, translated as MRISTQLHTIFMLVGPTECGKTTFATEVLIPQLRIEDAARQLKANVAYISSDDLRQELLGHAYDKYDQVMLEASEQAFSLLFEKLRLVTSFPINAPFVVVDTTGLAEDFRARVCEIARENHYNLEVIVFDYRKREDYYASERSKKLITSHILRLKKEVLRALSKEGYANIHRIRAKDFYEPAEAKANEAYQVVIENKADYLATILIPDTRYIIIGDVHECVHELKRLLAAHGYHLDNNRLVVTDKVRNTKVILAGDWIDKGKQTREIIEFLYDNQEHFLLVRGNHEHFVYHFLQGKIKGVEPELLATYFDSIAVLRDDLLLQQKFNHLCAVSRPFYRCIALANPSYYVTHAPCQNKYIGKLDAVSVRQQRNFRLDRSTSVEEQLGFLREEAVGNHPYHLFGHIAAKQAFRLKNKLHLDTGCVQGNALTSVVMGHKPLYKTERSVHAALVEELPSLFQEQRHVSLQDLAEEELRRLHYCLHNKINFISGTMPPADKDEAAGELESLWAGLRYFAERGARQVVLQPKYMGSRCNLYLHRELAHCFAVSRNGYKITQVDLTPIYAKLLDKFGPYMEEQQVKMLLLDGELLPWRAIGEGLIEKQFKPIEKALHSELSYLQEHGFEQALRKLVDEYEASGFEQDQFHLAKSALTEKYGSTLYQNYKHVREIKETLVPIEQQMAAYATYEQQLALYGEPGELEYKPFAVLKLVYETGEEQLPDWRTSEMYRFVSEDDCLVVDLDEADAYEQAARFFAKTTLEQQMEGIVIKPEVPNEKTVPAMKVRNSDYLSIIYGYDYRFPHKYRKLMKQKNIGQKLRTAMKEHELGKSMLLVKFADISPAHEAYQQTVATMLFEVAQEKEIDPRL; from the coding sequence ATGCGCATTTCCACACAACTGCACACGATCTTCATGCTCGTCGGCCCGACCGAATGCGGAAAAACGACCTTTGCCACAGAAGTGCTGATTCCGCAGCTTCGCATCGAGGACGCGGCCAGACAGCTCAAGGCGAATGTGGCGTACATTTCCTCGGACGACTTGCGGCAGGAGCTGCTCGGGCATGCGTACGACAAATACGATCAGGTCATGCTGGAGGCGAGCGAGCAGGCTTTTTCGCTCCTGTTTGAAAAGCTGCGCCTCGTCACATCGTTTCCGATCAACGCGCCGTTTGTCGTGGTCGACACGACGGGCCTCGCCGAAGACTTCCGGGCCCGTGTCTGCGAAATCGCCCGCGAAAACCATTACAACCTGGAGGTCATCGTATTCGACTACCGCAAGCGCGAGGACTACTACGCCTCCGAACGGTCGAAAAAGCTGATTACGAGCCACATTCTCCGGCTGAAAAAGGAAGTGTTGCGCGCCTTGTCCAAAGAAGGGTACGCGAACATTCACCGCATCCGCGCCAAAGATTTTTACGAGCCGGCGGAGGCAAAAGCCAACGAAGCGTACCAGGTCGTGATCGAAAACAAAGCCGATTATTTGGCGACGATTCTTATCCCCGACACTCGCTACATCATCATCGGCGACGTGCATGAATGTGTGCACGAACTAAAACGGTTGCTGGCCGCCCACGGGTACCACCTCGACAACAACCGGCTTGTGGTCACAGACAAGGTGCGCAACACCAAAGTCATTCTCGCGGGCGACTGGATCGACAAAGGCAAGCAGACCCGCGAGATCATCGAGTTTCTGTACGACAACCAGGAGCATTTTTTGCTGGTGCGGGGCAATCACGAACATTTTGTCTACCACTTTTTGCAAGGAAAAATCAAAGGAGTCGAGCCAGAGCTGCTCGCTACGTATTTCGATTCGATCGCTGTCTTGCGCGACGATTTGCTGCTGCAACAAAAGTTCAACCATTTGTGCGCGGTTTCCCGGCCTTTTTACCGTTGCATCGCGCTTGCGAATCCGTCCTACTACGTCACCCATGCCCCGTGCCAAAACAAATACATCGGAAAGCTCGATGCCGTTTCCGTGCGCCAGCAGCGAAACTTCCGGCTCGATCGATCCACTTCTGTCGAAGAGCAGCTCGGCTTTTTGCGCGAGGAAGCGGTCGGCAACCATCCGTATCACTTGTTCGGCCACATCGCGGCCAAACAGGCTTTTCGCCTGAAAAACAAGCTGCACCTCGACACCGGATGCGTACAGGGCAACGCGCTGACCTCTGTTGTGATGGGGCACAAGCCTTTGTACAAGACAGAGCGCTCTGTCCATGCGGCGCTTGTGGAGGAGTTGCCGAGCTTGTTCCAGGAACAACGGCACGTCTCGCTGCAAGACCTGGCAGAAGAAGAGCTGCGCCGCTTGCACTACTGCCTGCACAACAAGATCAACTTTATTTCCGGGACGATGCCGCCAGCGGACAAAGACGAAGCGGCAGGCGAGCTGGAGTCGCTTTGGGCGGGCTTGCGCTATTTTGCGGAGCGCGGAGCCAGGCAGGTCGTGCTGCAACCGAAATACATGGGCTCCCGCTGCAATCTGTACCTCCATCGCGAACTGGCACATTGCTTCGCCGTCAGCCGCAACGGCTACAAGATCACGCAGGTTGACTTGACGCCGATTTACGCAAAGCTTTTGGACAAATTCGGTCCGTACATGGAAGAGCAGCAGGTAAAAATGCTGCTGCTGGACGGAGAGCTGCTCCCGTGGCGGGCGATTGGCGAGGGATTGATTGAAAAGCAGTTCAAACCGATTGAAAAAGCGCTGCACAGCGAGCTGTCCTACTTGCAGGAACACGGATTTGAGCAGGCGCTCCGCAAGCTCGTTGACGAATACGAGGCCAGCGGCTTTGAGCAGGACCAGTTCCATCTTGCCAAAAGCGCTTTGACCGAGAAGTACGGCTCCACCCTCTACCAAAACTACAAGCACGTTCGCGAAATCAAAGAAACGCTCGTTCCCATCGAGCAGCAGATGGCTGCGTATGCTACGTATGAACAGCAGCTCGCACTGTACGGCGAGCCAGGCGAGCTGGAATACAAGCCGTTTGCCGTGCTGAAGCTCGTCTACGAAACGGGGGAGGAACAGTTGCCGGATTGGCGAACGTCGGAGATGTATCGGTTTGTCAGCGAGGATGACTGCCTCGTAGTCGATCTGGACGAGGCGGATGCGTATGAACAAGCCGCGCGCTTTTTCGCGAAAACGACGCTGGAGCAACAGATGGAAGGAATCGTCATCAAGCCGGAAGTGCCAAACGAAAAGACGGTTCCGGCGATGAAGGTGCGCAACTCCGACTACTTGTCGATCATTTACGGCTACGATTACCGTTTTCCGCACAAGTACCGCAAGCTGATGAAGCAAAAAAACATCGGCCAAAAGCTGCGGACGGCGATGAAGGAGCACGAATTGGGCAAAAGCATGCTGCTCGTCAAGTTCGCGGACATTTCGCCCGCGCACGAGGCGTATCAGCAAACGGTCGCGACGATGCTGTTCGAGGTCGCACAGGAAAAAGAGATCGACCCTCGGTTGTAG
- a CDS encoding class I SAM-dependent methyltransferase gives MAIVQLRSENPAFSYLIRKNPASGLTLRSVRKGIAYGWYSEASVYHVYFKDADNEVSYKQFAEERFEYLNVSRYNTPLFPLNAINEFFSTPMKTRDERDVEGYTHTFFINMIHIELVRYIEFFQKHVPDFSFDIRHHAHKSYALTIRTQKSLYDLLHVASVLCLFLATFGKEHLDISESILDKYIKSINAMDAPFYIRSLFARQFLNRREHFRKYKSQLEQTERYAIQLEYGSTGLQRRNFIASKLSFARPILDVGCGEGFYALPFAAKLAHCYYAVDIDEERLALVNRKAAAKEVDNIVLFPSVDAFLHDYNGEQVEIVLTEVIEHMSQDEARALILQLCRQVDFERFIITTPNADFNPYYELAGFRHDDHQWEMGQAAFQSWMHEIVQEAAVQAEFVAIGDRVNGLPTTQGVIFRKRGRN, from the coding sequence ATGGCCATCGTCCAATTGCGCTCGGAGAACCCGGCCTTCTCGTACCTTATCAGGAAAAATCCGGCGTCCGGACTGACGCTCCGGTCGGTTCGCAAAGGCATCGCCTACGGCTGGTATTCGGAAGCCTCCGTCTACCACGTTTATTTTAAAGACGCCGACAACGAAGTATCGTACAAACAGTTTGCAGAGGAGCGGTTTGAGTACCTCAACGTGTCCCGTTACAACACGCCTTTGTTTCCGCTCAACGCGATCAATGAATTTTTTTCAACGCCGATGAAAACGCGTGACGAGCGCGACGTCGAAGGGTACACGCACACGTTTTTCATCAACATGATCCACATCGAGCTGGTGCGCTACATCGAGTTTTTCCAGAAGCACGTCCCAGACTTTTCGTTCGACATCCGGCATCACGCCCATAAAAGCTACGCCTTGACCATCCGCACGCAAAAAAGCTTGTACGACCTGCTGCATGTGGCGAGCGTGCTCTGTTTGTTTCTCGCTACGTTTGGCAAGGAGCATCTCGACATTTCCGAGAGCATTCTCGACAAATACATCAAGAGCATCAACGCGATGGATGCCCCGTTTTACATTCGCAGCCTGTTCGCGCGCCAGTTTCTGAATCGGCGGGAGCATTTTCGCAAGTACAAGTCGCAGCTTGAACAGACAGAGCGGTACGCGATTCAGCTCGAATATGGCAGCACCGGATTGCAGCGGAGAAACTTCATCGCATCAAAGCTTTCTTTTGCCCGGCCGATTCTCGACGTCGGCTGCGGCGAAGGGTTTTACGCCTTGCCGTTTGCCGCGAAGCTGGCGCATTGCTACTACGCCGTCGACATCGACGAAGAGCGGCTGGCGCTGGTCAACCGCAAAGCGGCGGCGAAAGAGGTCGACAATATCGTCCTGTTTCCGTCTGTCGATGCCTTTTTGCACGACTACAACGGCGAGCAGGTCGAGATCGTTTTGACCGAAGTGATCGAGCATATGAGCCAGGACGAGGCGCGGGCGCTCATTTTGCAGTTGTGCCGACAAGTCGATTTCGAGCGCTTCATCATCACGACACCGAATGCAGACTTTAACCCGTACTACGAGCTGGCCGGGTTTCGCCACGACGATCATCAATGGGAAATGGGCCAGGCCGCTTTTCAGTCGTGGATGCACGAAATTGTGCAGGAAGCCGCCGTCCAGGCGGAGTTCGTCGCAATTGGCGACCGGGTGAACGGCCTGCCGACTACCCAAGGGGTCATTTTCAGAAAAAGGGGACGTAACTGA
- a CDS encoding MFS transporter gives MSPSDYLSQIRINRAKEQLLTSRAPVKEIAAQVGFADEFYFSRKFKKTVGTAPSAFLGSKKSHMAIMNFPYVGHLLALGVVPSIGVYDQNRDRHRRELLGARLHYPLKRTKRFEAQLADYNLQALRESRPELIVCSDYDSEAYGLSTMQKMGPTVVIPWIYVMAEVGLATWLPTYLVQVRGLALTEGAFYLSGFYLVFTIGRLTAHRWIGRIGQEKAVLLCSLSAIVALALAIAGSSGTLGFFIASGISFAAIFPTIAAIACQLYPAHTGKVLGFLFTPSGIGSLLANAAIGAAASQYGMGFGFSLILIFLALVVCMGSVMNGNKKKHQPLPVEPSLENE, from the coding sequence ATGAGTCCCTCCGATTATTTGAGCCAGATTCGCATCAACCGGGCCAAGGAGCAGCTTTTGACGTCGCGCGCTCCCGTCAAGGAAATCGCCGCGCAGGTCGGGTTTGCCGATGAATTTTACTTCAGCCGCAAGTTCAAGAAAACGGTCGGCACGGCGCCGTCCGCGTTTTTGGGCAGCAAAAAGTCGCACATGGCGATCATGAACTTTCCGTATGTGGGGCATTTATTGGCATTGGGCGTTGTGCCGAGTATCGGGGTGTACGACCAAAACCGGGACCGGCATCGCCGCGAGCTGCTAGGGGCCAGGTTGCACTACCCGCTCAAGCGGACGAAGCGCTTTGAAGCGCAACTCGCCGACTACAATTTGCAGGCGCTGCGCGAGTCGCGGCCGGAGCTGATCGTCTGCAGCGATTACGACAGCGAGGCGTACGGGCTTTCCACCATGCAAAAAATGGGGCCGACCGTGGTCATTCCGTGGATCTACGTAATGGCCGAGGTCGGCCTGGCGACCTGGCTGCCGACGTACTTGGTGCAGGTGAGAGGGCTTGCCTTGACGGAAGGAGCCTTTTACTTGTCCGGGTTTTATCTCGTCTTCACGATAGGGCGGTTGACGGCGCACAGGTGGATCGGGCGGATCGGCCAGGAGAAGGCGGTGCTGCTGTGCTCGCTTTCCGCCATTGTGGCGCTTGCGCTCGCCATCGCGGGGAGCAGCGGCACGCTCGGCTTTTTCATCGCCTCTGGCATCAGCTTCGCGGCGATTTTTCCGACGATTGCCGCCATCGCCTGCCAGCTCTATCCCGCGCACACGGGCAAAGTTCTCGGATTTTTGTTCACGCCCTCCGGCATCGGCTCCCTGCTCGCGAACGCAGCGATCGGGGCGGCCGCCAGCCAGTACGGCATGGGCTTCGGCTTTTCCCTGATCCTGATTTTTCTCGCCCTCGTCGTGTGCATGGGCAGCGTGATGAATGGGAATAAAAAGAAGCACCAGCCATTGCCAGTCGAGCCGTCTCTGGAAAACGAGTGA
- a CDS encoding AraC family transcriptional regulator, with translation MFHTQVLQQVMAYMVAHYREEINREMLARMAGMSVWHFSRVLSSSSG, from the coding sequence TTGTTTCATACACAAGTTTTGCAGCAGGTCATGGCGTACATGGTAGCGCACTACCGCGAGGAGATTAACCGCGAGATGCTGGCGCGAATGGCAGGGATGAGCGTCTGGCACTTTTCCCGGGTTTTAAGCAGCAGTTCGGGATGA
- the gnd gene encoding phosphogluconate dehydrogenase (NAD(+)-dependent, decarboxylating): MKLAILGLGKMGYNLTLNLLSHQHEVVAYDVDNSRAEELGREGAIPAASVEDAVAKLEAPRVIWLMVPAGEIVDQLVDQLSTMLAPGDIVIDGGNSHYKQSVERYERLKAKGIHFLDAGTSGGMEGARHGACMMIGGDREAFAHIEPMIRDINVDKGYLYTGEAGSGHFLKMIHNGIEYGMMQAIGEGFEVLAKSQYDYDFAEVARVWANGSVIRGWLMDLTERAFRKDAKLDDIRGVMHSSGEGKWTLETALDLQAATPVIAMSLLMRYRSLDEDTFHGKVVAALRNEFGGHAVEKK, from the coding sequence ATGAAACTTGCGATACTCGGTTTAGGCAAAATGGGTTACAACCTGACGCTCAACCTGCTGTCCCACCAGCATGAGGTAGTGGCTTACGATGTAGACAACAGCCGCGCAGAGGAGCTCGGCCGCGAAGGAGCAATTCCGGCTGCTTCCGTGGAGGATGCGGTGGCGAAGCTGGAAGCGCCGCGCGTCATCTGGCTGATGGTTCCGGCGGGCGAGATCGTGGATCAACTGGTCGACCAGCTTTCCACCATGCTCGCGCCAGGGGACATCGTGATCGACGGCGGCAACTCGCACTACAAGCAGTCGGTTGAGCGCTACGAGCGGTTGAAAGCAAAAGGCATTCACTTCCTCGACGCGGGGACGAGCGGCGGCATGGAAGGCGCTCGCCACGGGGCATGTATGATGATCGGCGGGGATCGCGAGGCATTCGCTCATATCGAACCGATGATTCGCGACATCAATGTGGACAAGGGCTACCTGTACACAGGCGAAGCGGGCAGCGGTCACTTTTTGAAAATGATTCACAACGGCATCGAGTACGGCATGATGCAGGCAATCGGCGAAGGCTTCGAGGTGCTGGCGAAAAGCCAGTACGATTACGACTTCGCGGAAGTGGCGCGCGTGTGGGCGAACGGCTCTGTCATCCGCGGCTGGCTGATGGATTTGACCGAGCGCGCTTTCCGCAAAGACGCGAAGCTGGACGATATTCGCGGCGTCATGCACTCGTCCGGGGAAGGCAAATGGACGCTGGAAACCGCCCTGGATTTGCAGGCGGCCACTCCGGTTATCGCGATGTCGCTGCTCATGCGCTACCGCTCGCTTGACGAAGACACGTTCCATGGCAAAGTCGTAGCCGCGCTGCGCAACGAGTTTGGCGGCCACGCGGTGGAAAAAAAATAA
- a CDS encoding MurR/RpiR family transcriptional regulator: MAETTPHVPASVLAQLRAIYTQLSGKEQQIADYILQHASKIVHLSITELADQCQCADATVFRLCRRLGFRGYQAFKIALASEVTNPKQSIYQEINLDDDDIGSIAEKIFTANLETLRDTLQIMNKEELLKIVDCLEHATRIEFYGTGGSAAIAQDAYHKFMRTGIPCIHHSDAHYQVMSASLLSEGAVAVGFSHSGSNKDILAALQVAKQRGAKTIGITSYGKSPLVRQADMCLYTTSRETVFRTEALSSRLAQLCLIDLLYVAVSLRRQDDTIANIQHIREAISLKRL, translated from the coding sequence ATGGCTGAAACGACACCACACGTTCCGGCGAGCGTGCTTGCGCAGTTGCGCGCCATCTACACGCAACTGAGCGGCAAGGAGCAGCAAATCGCCGACTACATTTTGCAACACGCCAGCAAAATTGTTCATCTGTCCATTACCGAGCTGGCTGACCAGTGCCAATGTGCGGACGCGACCGTGTTCCGCCTGTGCCGCAGGCTCGGCTTTCGCGGCTACCAGGCGTTCAAAATCGCGCTTGCCAGCGAAGTGACGAACCCGAAACAATCGATCTACCAGGAGATCAACCTCGATGACGACGACATCGGCTCGATCGCGGAAAAAATTTTCACCGCCAACCTGGAAACGTTGCGCGATACCTTGCAAATTATGAACAAAGAAGAGCTTTTAAAAATTGTCGACTGTCTGGAGCATGCTACCCGGATCGAATTTTACGGCACTGGCGGCTCGGCGGCGATCGCCCAAGACGCCTACCACAAGTTCATGCGGACAGGCATCCCCTGTATTCACCATTCCGACGCCCACTACCAGGTGATGTCGGCCTCGCTCTTGTCTGAGGGCGCCGTCGCGGTCGGCTTTTCCCACTCCGGCTCCAACAAAGATATTTTGGCCGCCCTGCAAGTGGCAAAACAGCGCGGGGCGAAAACGATCGGGATCACGAGCTACGGCAAATCCCCGCTCGTCAGGCAGGCCGACATGTGCCTGTACACCACTTCCAGAGAAACCGTTTTTCGCACAGAAGCCTTGTCTTCCCGGCTCGCCCAGCTCTGCCTGATCGATTTGCTGTACGTGGCGGTATCGCTGCGCCGGCAGGACGACACCATTGCCAACATTCAGCATATCCGCGAAGCGATCTCGCTCAAACGCCTGTAA